GCGACTACGCCGCGCTGCGCCACTCCTACGACGCGCTCCGCGCCGACCACGACGCCCTCCGGCGCGACAAGGACACGCTCCTCGCAGAGGTACgtacggcgccgccgccgcggcgcctgaATCCTAGTTCCTCACGTGCACAGCGACAGGAGAGGGAAAAAAATGCCAAATTTCGCAGCGTTTTTGATGTGCTGTTTCCGTTGGTGGTCGTCGTGCCAGATCAAGGAGCTGAAGGCGAAGCTGGGCGACGAGGACGCGGCGGCGAGCTTCTCGTCCGTGAAGGAGGAGCCGGCGGCGTCCGGCGTCGATccccccgccgcggcggcgcagggctCGTCCGACAGCGACTCTAGCGGGGTGGTGAACGACGCGGAGATGATGGCGGCGCCGGAGAAGGCCAGCCACCACcccccggcggccgccgccgccaccgccggggCCGAGGCGGTGGTGCCCGGCGCGGCGCTCCACCACGGCGAGGTGTTCTTCCACGGGCACCCGCTGAAGGTGGAGGACGACGAGGCGGCGTTCCTGGGCGACGACGACGCCGCGTGCGGGGGCTTCTTCGCCGacctgcagccgccgccgtcgctgccGTGGTGGACCGAGCCCACGGAGCACTGGGCCTAGAGCCGAGCCGGGCCGTCGTAGGAAGGCGGGTGGGTGGAATAAAGAACCCGGCAGGGAGGGGGGGCGTTTCTGCAAATTTTTGTAAAATTGGAAGTGTACCTAGTCCTTTTTTGTCATTCCTCCCGTACCGGCAGCCGGGCAGCGTCACCGCCGCTGTAGCCAGCCTACTAGTCCTAGTTCCAGGCTTCAGCCAGTACCACCGCCACGTCGCCGGTAGCCTGGCGCTCTCGGCTCCCCTCCTGTCTCCCGCGGTGAAACGAGGCGGGGAGAAGGGAGCGGGAATTACCGGGAAGCGCACGGGTGTTTACGCAAAACTGCACGGAGGCGATGGGGCGGGACGGGATCGACAGCGACAGTGGCCACGGGTAGTGAGGGGGGAGGCAGcgagcgcgggcgcgggcgcagcGCTGGCGGAACAGCGTCGCTGTCGGTGGGCCCGGCGCCACGTGAAAAGCCAGGCTTGTCACTGACAGCGATTCCTGGCGCCCCACAGGCCTTGCCGCCCTGGTCCCTCCCCTCCCCGTGGCCGCACAGCAATTCCCTCCTCTCCTTTTCTCCGAAGAAAGATGCACACGGCAATTTCACTCCGAATTCCTCCCCCAGCAAGAGTCGGAAAAGGCGTGCGTGGCCTTCTGAAGCTCTGAATGGAGCCAGGGACCAGGGCAAATCCCAGCAAGTCTCTCGTGACGGAATCATTCGAATTCCGGGCGGAATTTCAGAAACCGCCGCGAGAAGATCTGCAGGAAGGCCGCCTCGTGTAAAATTTAACTGGGGCGCTACGGAAGCTGGTGCGTGCGGTGCAGGGCGCGGGGATCGCCGGACCGGGGAGGGGAGGCAACGCACCCTCCTCTTTCTAGCGAAGCAGCATGCGTATAGCGTTTCCAGCAGCCCGGCACCCGTGTTCTATCCCAGTAACAAGCAAGAAGCAACGAGCCTTTTCATAGCACAGCAGCCGAGTAGACGAGAGAGCACATGCGTATATGCAGAC
The Panicum hallii strain FIL2 chromosome 6, PHallii_v3.1, whole genome shotgun sequence genome window above contains:
- the LOC112897966 gene encoding homeobox-leucine zipper protein HOX20-like, producing MKRPSGSVSGGGGGSPGLLPIVHSDDGFGGVGVEEADEDMVLCGGGGGGGGEKKRRLSTDQVRALERSFETENKLEPERKARLALDLGLQPRQVAVWFQNRRARWKTKQLERDYAALRHSYDALRADHDALRRDKDTLLAEIKELKAKLGDEDAAASFSSVKEEPAASGVDPPAAAAQGSSDSDSSGVVNDAEMMAAPEKASHHPPAAAAATAGAEAVVPGAALHHGEVFFHGHPLKVEDDEAAFLGDDDAACGGFFADLQPPPSLPWWTEPTEHWA